TACGTGCATCCGTCGCCGCGGCAGTACACACGCAAGGTCAAGAACGCGCAGGAGGCCCACGAGGCCATCCGCCCCGCCGGCGACGTCTTCCAGACGCCCGGCCAGCTGCACAGCGCGCTGGACACCGACGAGTTCCGCCTCTACGAGCTGATCTGGCAGCGCACCGTGGCCTCGCAGATGGCCGACGCGCGTGGCACCACGCTGAGCCTGCGTATCGCCGGAGCCGCCCAGGCGGCGACATTGGACGGGGGCGACGCCGGCGTTCATCAGGTCGTCTTCAACGCCTCGGGTCGCACCATCACGTTCCCGGGCTTCCTCAAGGCGTACGTCGAGAGCATCGACGAACTCGCCGGCGGCGAGTCCGACGACGCCGAGAGCCGCCTACCCAACCTGACGCAGGGGCAGCGCGTCGACGCGGCCGATCTCAGCGCGGACGGCCACCAGACCAGTCCGCCCGCCCGCTACACCGAGGCCTCCTTGATCAAGGCGCTCGAAGAGCTCGGCATCGGCAGGCCGTCGACCTACAGCTCGATCATCAAGACCATCCAGGACCGCGGCTACGTCCAGAAGAAGGGCAGCGCACTGGTGCCGTCCTGGGTCGCGTTCGCCGTCGTCGGTCTGCTGGAGCAGCATTTCGGCCGGCTCGTGGACTACGACTTCACCGCGGCGATGGAAGACGAACTCGACGAGATCGCCAACGGCCAGGAGCAACGGACCAACTGGCTCAACAACTTCTACTTCGGCGGCGAACACGGCGTCGAGGGCTCGATCGCGCGCGCGGGCGGGCTCAAGCAGCTCGTGGGCGGCAACCTCGAGGGCATCGATGCGCGGGAAGTCAACTCCATCAAGGTTTTCGACGACTCCGAGGGCCGTCCGGTGTACGTGCGGGTGGGCCGCAATGGACCGTACCTGGAGCGCATGGTCGACGACCCTGACAACCCGGGTGAGCTGAAACCGCAACGCGCCAACCTCAAAGAGGACCTGACCCCCGATGAGCTCACCCCCGAGCTCGCGGAAAAGCTGTTCGCCACACCGCAAGAGGGACGCTCGCTGGGGATCGACCCGGAGACCGGACACGAGATCGTGGCCAAGGACGGACGTTTCGGCCCCTACGTCACCGAGGTGCTGCCGGAACCCGAAGACGGCGGGGACGACGGCACTGCCGGCACCCCGGCGAAGAAGGGCAAGAAGCCGACGGGCCCCAAGCCGCGCACGGGTTCGCTGTTCCGGTCCATGGACCTGGAGACCGTGACGCTGGAGGACGCGCTCAAGCTGCTGTCGCTGCCGCGCGTCGTGGGTGTCGATCCGTCGACCAACGAGGAGATCACCGCACAGAACGGCCGCTACGGGCCGTACCTCAAGCGCGGCAGCGACTCTCGTTCGCTGGCCACCGAGGACCAGATCTTCACGATCACCCTCGACGAGGCGCTCAAGATCTACGCCGAGCCGAAACGCCGTGGCCGCCAGGCCGCGTCGGCTCCGCCGCTGCGCGAACTCGGCAACGACCCGGTCTCGGGCAAGCCCATGGTGATCAAGGACGGCCGCTTCGGCCCGTACGTGACCGACGGCGAGACCAACGCGAGCCTGCGCAAGGGTGACGACGTGCTGTCGATCACCGACGAGCGTGCCTCCGAACTGCTGGCCGATCGCCGTGCCCGCGGGCCGGTGAAGAAGAAGGCCGCCAAGAAGGCACCCGCCAAGAAGGCTGCTGCGAAGAAGGCCGCCGCCAAGAAGGCGTAGCGCGTTTCCGCGTCACCGCGCTGCGCCCAAGCCGTATTCCGGCAGGGGCTACTCGACCTTTTCCTGCTGGAATGCCGTTTCGGGCGAACGGGCGGCCTCATCCGTCGAGGCCCGCTGGGCGGCGCCGTTGAGATCCTCGGGACGCGCCAGGTTGATCGGGCGCGCCAGCTGCGTGGGCACGGTGCGGCCGCGCAGTTCGACGATCTCGCCGACGTCCCAGCACAGCGCCTCGGAATCCAGGGCACCGCTCACCGCGATCGCCGATGCCAGCACGTGGCCTTCTTCGAGTTTGGCGAGCTCGGTGAGACGCGCGGCCTCGTTGACCGGGTCGCCGATCACGGTGTACTCGAAACGGGCCTTGGCGCCGATGTGGCCGGCGATCGCGCGTCCCGCCGACACCCCGATGCCGAACTCGGTCTCGGTGCCCAGCACCTTGATCAGCTCGTCGTGCAGCTCGCGGGACGCCGCCAGCGCGCCGCCGGGGGCGTCGGGATGCTCGATGGGCGCGCCGAAGATCGCCAGCGCCGCGTCGCCCTGGAACTTGTTGACGAACCCGCCGTGCTTGTTGACGGTGTCGACGATGACGCGGAAGAACTCGTTGAGCAGGTTCACCACGTCGGCCGCGGGAATCGTCGAGGCCAGATGCGTCGACCCCACCAGATCCACGAACAGCACCGCGACGTCGCGTTCCTGGCCGCCCAGCTCGGTGCCGCGTTCCAGCGCGCGGCGCGCGACGTCCTCGCCGACGTAGCGCCCGAACAGGTCGCGCAGACGTTGACGTTCGGCCAGGTCGCGGACCATGTCGTTGAACCCGGCCTGCAGCAGGCCAAGCTCGCTGGCGTCGTAGATCTGCATATGCGCGTTGTAGTTGCCGCGCTGCACCTCACCGAGCGCCCAACGCAGCTGGCGCAGCGGATCGGCGATCGACATCGCGACCAGGACCGTGCTGGCCAGCCCGATCACCAGCGCAGCGACGGCCAGCAGCAGGATCGGGGTGTTGAGCCGGTCCGCCGACGCGGTCAGGATCGAGAACTTGCTGGCCACCAGGGCCAGGATGATCGCGAGCAGCGGCACGCCCGTCGAGAGCACCCACGTCAGCACCTGGCGCAGGATCACCCCGGGTGCGCGGAAGTTCTCCGGCACCCCGCCACGCAGTGCCGCCACCGCGACCGGGCGCAGCACGCGCTCGGACTGCAGGTAGCCGATGATCGCGGTCGCCGTCGCACCCAGCGCGGTCGCCACGGCGACGACCGGTGCCGATTGGCTCGCCACGGGCCAGCTGGCGACGATGAACACGATCGAACCCAGGCACCAGTTGGTGACGCTGATCAGGGTCCGGTAGAACGGCATCTTCAGCGCGCGGGCGCGCGCCAGCTCGGTGATCCCCGGGTCGCCGTCGGACAGCACTGTCTCGCGGCGCTGCCAGCGGATGACCGGGATCAGCAGGCGTAAGGCCAGGTAGGCGCCGACGGTGAACGACACGAACAGGTAGCCCAGGAAGATCGCGAGGTTGAACGCGGGCAGGTCCTGCAACTGGATGCGGTCCTCGGGCGGCAGCCCGAACCGCAGAAAGCCGAGCACGAACAACGCACCGATGATGTCGGCCTGCAGCATGCCCAGTGTGAACACCGGCCACGGGGTGCGCGCCACCCACCGGGCGAATGCACCGATTCGCGCGATGGGGATGGGCTCCGTGG
This genomic window from Mycolicibacterium goodii contains:
- the topA gene encoding type I DNA topoisomerase, with translation MAGGDRGSGGTGNVRRLVIVESPTKARKIAGYLGSDYVVESSRGHIRDLPRNAADVPAKYKSEPWARLGVNVDQNFEPLYIVSPEKKTTVTELKGLLKDVDELYLATDGDREGEAIAWHLLETLKPRVPVKRMVFHEITEPAIRNAAENPRDLDIALVDAQETRRILDRLYGYEVSPVLWKKVAPKLSAGRVQSVATRIIVQRERERMAFHSASYWDVTAELDASVSDPAASPPRFTAKLNTVDGRRVATGRDFDSLGQLKRPDEVLVLDEASAGALASGLRGAQLAVTSVEQKPYTRRPYAPFMTSTLQQEAARKLRFSSERTMSIAQRLYENGYITYMRTDSTTLSESAINAARTQARQLYGEEYVHPSPRQYTRKVKNAQEAHEAIRPAGDVFQTPGQLHSALDTDEFRLYELIWQRTVASQMADARGTTLSLRIAGAAQAATLDGGDAGVHQVVFNASGRTITFPGFLKAYVESIDELAGGESDDAESRLPNLTQGQRVDAADLSADGHQTSPPARYTEASLIKALEELGIGRPSTYSSIIKTIQDRGYVQKKGSALVPSWVAFAVVGLLEQHFGRLVDYDFTAAMEDELDEIANGQEQRTNWLNNFYFGGEHGVEGSIARAGGLKQLVGGNLEGIDAREVNSIKVFDDSEGRPVYVRVGRNGPYLERMVDDPDNPGELKPQRANLKEDLTPDELTPELAEKLFATPQEGRSLGIDPETGHEIVAKDGRFGPYVTEVLPEPEDGGDDGTAGTPAKKGKKPTGPKPRTGSLFRSMDLETVTLEDALKLLSLPRVVGVDPSTNEEITAQNGRYGPYLKRGSDSRSLATEDQIFTITLDEALKIYAEPKRRGRQAASAPPLRELGNDPVSGKPMVIKDGRFGPYVTDGETNASLRKGDDVLSITDERASELLADRRARGPVKKKAAKKAPAKKAAAKKAAAKKA
- a CDS encoding adenylate/guanylate cyclase domain-containing protein, whose amino-acid sequence is MTTEPIPIARIGAFARWVARTPWPVFTLGMLQADIIGALFVLGFLRFGLPPEDRIQLQDLPAFNLAIFLGYLFVSFTVGAYLALRLLIPVIRWQRRETVLSDGDPGITELARARALKMPFYRTLISVTNWCLGSIVFIVASWPVASQSAPVVAVATALGATATAIIGYLQSERVLRPVAVAALRGGVPENFRAPGVILRQVLTWVLSTGVPLLAIILALVASKFSILTASADRLNTPILLLAVAALVIGLASTVLVAMSIADPLRQLRWALGEVQRGNYNAHMQIYDASELGLLQAGFNDMVRDLAERQRLRDLFGRYVGEDVARRALERGTELGGQERDVAVLFVDLVGSTHLASTIPAADVVNLLNEFFRVIVDTVNKHGGFVNKFQGDAALAIFGAPIEHPDAPGGALAASRELHDELIKVLGTETEFGIGVSAGRAIAGHIGAKARFEYTVIGDPVNEAARLTELAKLEEGHVLASAIAVSGALDSEALCWDVGEIVELRGRTVPTQLARPINLARPEDLNGAAQRASTDEAARSPETAFQQEKVE